One Loxodonta africana isolate mLoxAfr1 chromosome 4, mLoxAfr1.hap2, whole genome shotgun sequence genomic region harbors:
- the LOC100668604 gene encoding olfactory receptor 11A1-like: protein MKKQSSGDGENQIIWLILVGFGELQHLGFLPFTLFLAIYVVIVGGNALIMPAVASSQTLHTPMYFFLCHFSLLEIGYTSNIVPRLLHSFLEGKEAISLVSCLVQFYMFASLAAAECLLLSTTSYDRYLAICHPLHYPVLMNTWLCGCLATGAWLCGFSFSAFTLALAAPLPLCPGIREIDHYFCDFAPVVGLFCGNGQVMWGAGVCISGFLTLAPFLLIVASYTLILRAVLQILSGYGRQKAFSTCSSHLRVVGVFYGTLIVVYVAPTDHMAPLIQKAVSVLYTVLTPMVNPIFYSLKSEEVKWALHRLWRQLMSGCTPLRQTGQLLTSF, encoded by the coding sequence ATGAAGAAGCAGTCCAGTGGTGATGGTGAGAACCAGATAATCTGGCTGATCCTAGTGGGCTTCGGGGAACTGCAACACCTGGGCTTCCTCCCCTTCACTCTCTTTCTGGCCATCTATGTGGTGATAGTTGGGGGCAACGCCCTCATCATGCCGGCTGTGGCCTCTAGTCAGACtctccacacacccatgtacttcttcctctgtcACTTCTCCCTGCTAGAGATTGGCTACACCTCCAACATTGTGCCTCGGCTACTGCACAGCTTCCTGGAAGGCAAAGAAGCCATCTCGCTGGTCAGCTGTCTGGTCCAGTTCTACATGTTTGCCTCACTGGCTGCAGCTGAGTGCCTCCTGCTCTCCACCACGTCCTATGACCGTTACTTGGCCATCTGCCACCCCCTTCACTACCCTGTTCTGATGAACACCTGGCTGTGTGGCTGCCTGGCAACTGGTGCCTGGCTCTGTGGTTTCTCCTTCTCTGCATTCACTCTGGCCCTAGCAGCCCCTCTGCCCCTCTGCCCTGGCATCAGAGAGATCGACCACTACTTCTGTGACTTTGCTCCAGTTGTAGGGCTGTTCTGTGGGAATGGGCAAGTCATGTGGGGAGCTGGGGTCTGCATCTCAGGCTTCCTGACACTGGCTCCTTTCCTGTTGATTGTGGCATCCTACACCCTCATCCTGAGGGCTGTGCTGCAAATTCTGTCAGGCTATGGGAGGCAGAAAGCCTtctccacttgttcttcccacctCAGAGTGGTTGGAGTGTTTTATGGTACCCTCATTGTGGTCTATGTGGCCCCTACAGATCACATGGCTCCCTTGATCCAAAAGGCTGTCTCTGTCCTCTACACTGTGCTCACCCCTATGGTCAACCCCATCTTCTACAGCCTCAAGAGCGAAGAGGTAAAATGGGCCCTTCATAGGCTCTGGAGACAGCTCATGTCAGGCTGTACCCCACTGAGGCAGACAGGACAGCTATTGACTTCTTTCTGA